DNA from Prunus persica cultivar Lovell chromosome G6, Prunus_persica_NCBIv2, whole genome shotgun sequence:
agttTAAGTCTTTCAGGTCAGGTGAGAtcctacaaaaataaaaatacccaaatcAAATAGAAAGTGAGAAGATATTTCAACCGCACAAAAACAGGGGAAGAAACTTACTAAGTGCCTGGTCAGCGGAGAATCTCCTGGAAACGTCTCTGCAAATCATCTTCCTTAACAGATCCTTGGCAGCCGGAGACACAGATCGGAAAACTTTCGGAGGAAATCTCAAATTCCCTCTCAAAACGGCCTCGAAAATATCGGAAGCCGACTCACCGTAAAACGGCGGAATCCCACCGAGCATTATGTACAGCATCACGCCGGCGCTCCAAACATCGACCTTCTCATTGTACGCTCTTCCCATCAACACCTCCGGCGCAACATAGTATGGCGTGCCCACCACGCCCTCCATGGACCCTCCCTCACTGACCCACTCCGCCGACCCAAAGTCCGCGAGCTTCAAATTGTTCCTGGAGTCGAACAGAATGTTCTCCGGCTTCAGGTCCCTGTGAACGACGCCGACCCTGTGGCAATGCGAAATCGCTTCGAGAAGCTGCTTGATGATGGAGGCGGCTTCGGGTTCGGAGAGCGGGCGCTTGATGATCCGGTCGTAGAGAGTAGTGGGTTCGCAGAGCTCGAGCACCATGGCCAAAGAGTCGTCGGTTTCGAAGACGTTGAAGAGCTTGAGAATGTTGGGGTGAGGAGCGAGAAGGCTCATGATCTTGGGCTCTTTCTCGAGGCAGGCGCGGTCTTGGGCATCGGTGAGGCCCGATTTGTCGATGATTTTGCAGGCGACGAACTCGGCGGAGTTGGGGCAGAAAGCTCGGATGATTGTGCCGAATCGGCCGCGGCCGATTTCTTCAAACAGTTGGTAGGCGTCCTTCAATGTGTCATACATTGGGGGGGATTTTGGGCTCTGTAGGTTGATGGTTGTGTTGTGTGTGGTTTTTGGTTTGTCTCTCGCTCTATCTGAGAGCCTCTGAATTTTGGTTT
Protein-coding regions in this window:
- the LOC18772462 gene encoding phosphoenolpyruvate carboxylase kinase 1 codes for the protein MYDTLKDAYQLFEEIGRGRFGTIIRAFCPNSAEFVACKIIDKSGLTDAQDRACLEKEPKIMSLLAPHPNILKLFNVFETDDSLAMVLELCEPTTLYDRIIKRPLSEPEAASIIKQLLEAISHCHRVGVVHRDLKPENILFDSRNNLKLADFGSAEWVSEGGSMEGVVGTPYYVAPEVLMGRAYNEKVDVWSAGVMLYIMLGGIPPFYGESASDIFEAVLRGNLRFPPKVFRSVSPAAKDLLRKMICRDVSRRFSADQALRHPWILGGGEANPID